Within Cucumis melo cultivar AY chromosome 4, USDA_Cmelo_AY_1.0, whole genome shotgun sequence, the genomic segment GAAGACCAAACACATTATTCTAAATGCAAACATCAACCAACCCCCATCCACTAAAAAAATccctaaaagaaaaatttaaaaagttattTCAACATATACTCATTGATCCCTAAATGAAGAAATTTCCTCAAAAACAGGAAGCCTCTTGGACCTACCAAATGGGCCTTTTTTGTTTACCAATAGCTCAAGCCCATTAAGCAAATCAACATCGACACTAAGGCCCAATAATTCAATAGAATCGGGCAGAGATTGCCTTGACCTGATTTCGGTGAGCAAATCAGCTGCCCGTTTCTGGGCTTTTGTTTCATCAGAGCCCGGAATTTGGGCTTGCTGGACTTGTTCGAGAACAAAAGTGGCCTCATTGAGACGGCCCTGTTTTATTAAACAAAGGCCCAAATTGCAAGCCTTGTTCGCATCTGGATCGATCATTTGGGCCTTCTTGTACACTGCTTCAGCCATCATGTAATTGGGCTTTTGCATGTAGGCCCATCCGAGATTTCCCTGTCAAAGTTCAGGCCCATTGAGATAATCATAAtaccaatattttttttttttttaaaaaaataaaataaagaaggGAAATAGCATAGAAAAATACCAATAATCTAGAGGTTTCTTGTTTGACAGAAACTTGAAATTTCTTGCCATGAGAACGAGCTGTTCTTGTGGGTTTTCCATTAAAAGCTTCTCCTTGATATATCATTCTCAATTGTCTCTTCAATAACTCAATTTGCTCCTCTATTCTCCCACATTTCTAAAATCCATAATATATTCAACATCCATAATCCTCTCACAATAATTGTTTCAtaatcattcttttttttttttttttttttttttactttcaaacACAAAATCAAGCAATTATTTGAGCTCTattaagttttttctttttaggttTTTAGAAATAACCTTACAAATGTCACTTCTATTTATAATTTCTAACTTTCTACTGATaatatttataagaaaaaaaaaaactaaaaaactagAAACTAAAgtaatttgaaaattaagtatTGTTCTCTTAGtggttttcatttttcttaggcagaaatagaattttaaaaagaaaaataagtttttaaaaactatatttttagttttcaaatcttattttagtttttaaaaacaaaactttatAACTAAGCACCAAAACTTGATGTTAAATATATATCGGTaggtttaatttttctttttaaaaaaaactaacaaaaaaGAATGATTATTAAATGAGGTTAAAATATTAGTTTTTGTTTTAGAGCTTCACTAAAAATTTAACTATTTTGTGCCTTGGTTGGTTCTTTTAGATGAGAAGAATCATGGCACGTAAGGGAAGAAAATGAAACTACAACCACTAATTTAAAAACATAACATCGGATTTGAAAACTagataataaaactaaaaaacaatGAATGATACGTACAAACCTAACTAAtgtaaaagtaaaaaagaaaaagtgaaaaacAAAAGGTTTAAAGGATGATTATTAACGAGTACAAGGattgtaactaaattaaaagaaaaaaaagaaaggtatgatatagtaaaagaatttaaaagtgAAGAAATTACCTTAAAAAGATCTATAAGAACATTGTCGAGAGAATGTTGAGAGTGTTTTGAGCAAAGAAATCTAAAGGTTTGGAGAATAAGAATGGCTTCTTCAGCTCTATCAATTTGCTTCATAACCACAGCCATATCTTTTAATGCACTTTCTACTCTGTCCCCTTTATTTATTGCCTCCCAAAATAATGCAATTGCACTCTCTGGATCCTTCTTTATCAACTAAAAATTCATATCATCATTTACTACTATACTCCCTTTTTGTTAAAAAGGATAAAACTTAGATGCAGCAAACTCCTCTAATTAAACTACTTAAAAGTTGTCAAATTGTGAGTCCTTCAACTTTTGTAAACTTTATGTATATAATTTGTCATACAtacataataattaaaagaTGTTATGTTATGTTCCTTGCAAAGGTTTCTCACGAAAATAGTACATCCTAACTTTATAGTTTCaaaatggattttttttaaaaaaatataataaaacgacaaaatatttgtattatatagaataattttgaaaacagaaaaaacctATCGACTaaggataaaaaaaatactaaaaatactATGCCAATCATGCCGTCaagatcgtttaatttggttacacgattagatttgatcgttgatttggctaaacaattttttctaCGTTGTTTTGGTatactattttttatatattttttttttgttttaagattctttggtacacgctcgttttagatttgactaaataattttttttacacgattgtttagatgtagctatccaatctaaatgatttttttgatTATTTCTTGTAGAGGAAAAGATAAAGATGGAAGAAcaaatctagaatatttaaaaaatgacaaattttatggactttgttatatttatgaaaatttttctataaaaattgGATAGCTAatgtttaaatatataaaataataaagaaaaaaagaattaatttcAATCAAATTTACATAATTAATTAACTGTGTTGCCATTCTTCATGTGtgaaaagaatttgaaggaaagaaaaatataaaaggaGTTTTATGATTTTGGAGACAATGAAAGGAGAAGTAGCAAATAGCTATTTTCAAAGAGATGATAGaagaaatagaaaattgaattaCCTGAGCATACTTAGCTCTAACATAGGGAGAATCACCAGGTGGAGCCTTATGAATGACATGAAAAAGTTCATCTTTTGATGACCCCTTTTTTAAGTTACCTCCTTCCATAATTTCCTCATCTTTCTCTCTAATTGATaaatcctcttcttcttcttctaccctcattctcattctcattctcattctcttctcttcttcttcttcttcttcttcttctttttcttcttcaatggAAAATCCTAAATTCCCAAGTAATAaacctttctctctctctctctctctctctttctctctctctcccccttcgtaaatggaaattaaattCTTCTATATAAATAATTACCAAAAGATCAGATGAAGACAAAACAATAATGAAAACCAATGAACAAAGGTCGCCCTTCCGTCTACATTCAACCATATCCTTTatgtttctttcatttttcctaACTAACTTTCTCATTATTTCAATCTATCTCTCTATCTGATAGTCTATTCTTTTTAAACTCCCACAATAATTCTTCTTATccacaaataaataaataaataaaacactTTTGATATTTTCATTCAATTGTTGATTCCATCTACGATATAATTTCGAGATTGGAAAATTAAACATGCacgttttaaataaataagtggtATGTAGTACATTGATTTATGAGAgttaaaacaattaaaatatgTGAGAGTTAAAATGTTAGaattaatttagtaagagtATCACATTAGTTAAACGTAGGATTTAAATTGTTGTGTTTAATTATGGTATGAGTTATGCTCATAACAATCATATAAATAGATTGAAATGTTGGAATCTAAATCATCCAAGTGTGAGTAGAATACACACAAAAAGTCTTTCAATAAGTTTTTATTTCttctcaaatattctatttgaagattatTTATTTGTGTTGTTCATCACACGCTTTCAATAAAGTGGTATCAGAGTTTGAGTTTGGAgtctaaaaaaaattgtttttgcaAATGGCAAACAACAATTTAGTTTCCTTCCAAATACCTCGACTTACGAAAGAAAATTATAGCAGTTGGTGTATTCAAATGAAAACTTTACTAGGTTCACAAAGATGTGTGAGACATTGTTAATAATGGTTATGAAGGACCAAAATATGATGTGGCTTTGAGTCAAGCTCAACGAGAAGCTTTAtaaaatacaaagaaaaaagatcAAAAGGCTCTCA encodes:
- the LOC103502783 gene encoding protein SULFUR DEFICIENCY-INDUCED 1-like isoform X3, whose translation is MRMRMRMRVEEEEEDLSIREKDEEIMEGGNLKKGSSKDELFHVIHKAPPGDSPYVRAKYAQDPESAIALFWEAINKGDRVESALKDMAVVMKQIDRAEEAILILQTFRFLCSKHSQHSLDNVLIDLFKKCGRIEEQIELLKRQLRMIYQGEAFNGKPTRTARSHGKKFQVSVKQETSRLLGNLGWAYMQKPNYMMAEAVYKKAQMIDPDANKACNLGLCLIKQGRLNEATFVLEQVQQAQIPGSDETKAQKRAADLLTEIRSRQSLPDSIELLGLSVDVDLLNGLELLVNKKGPFGRSKRLPVFEEISSFRDQ
- the LOC103502783 gene encoding protein SULFUR DEFICIENCY-INDUCED 1-like isoform X2, whose amino-acid sequence is MRMRMRMRVEEEEEDLSIREKDEEIMEGGNLKKGSSKDELFHVIHKAPPGDSPYVRAKYAQKDPESAIALFWEAINKGDRVESALKDMAVVMKQIDRAEEAILILQTFRFLCSKHSQHSLDNVLIDLFKKCGRIEEQIELLKRQLRMIYQGEAFNGKPTRTARSHGKKFQVSVKQETSRLLGNLGWAYMQKPNYMMAEAVYKKAQMIDPDANKACNLGLCLIKQGRLNEATFVLEQVQQAQIPGSDETKAQKRAADLLTEIRSRQSLPDSIELLGLSVDVDLLNGLELLVNKKGPFGRSKRLPVFEEISSFRDQ
- the LOC103502783 gene encoding protein SULFUR DEFICIENCY-INDUCED 1-like isoform X1, whose product is MRMRMRMRVEEEEEDLSIREKDEEIMEGGNLKKGSSKDELFHVIHKAPPGDSPYVRAKYAQLIKKDPESAIALFWEAINKGDRVESALKDMAVVMKQIDRAEEAILILQTFRFLCSKHSQHSLDNVLIDLFKKCGRIEEQIELLKRQLRMIYQGEAFNGKPTRTARSHGKKFQVSVKQETSRLLGNLGWAYMQKPNYMMAEAVYKKAQMIDPDANKACNLGLCLIKQGRLNEATFVLEQVQQAQIPGSDETKAQKRAADLLTEIRSRQSLPDSIELLGLSVDVDLLNGLELLVNKKGPFGRSKRLPVFEEISSFRDQ